The following proteins come from a genomic window of Portunus trituberculatus isolate SZX2019 chromosome 35, ASM1759143v1, whole genome shotgun sequence:
- the LOC123513015 gene encoding uncharacterized protein LOC123513015: MMVSSILAQRPLCAVDCSHYGSAVGNFGDNPFDCHNYYVCTSISTYVGDPVSCPSGEAFDTNTKTCMDPTLPGFSCTPPCEQCTFDCALSVMGKAALRMYGLEYYVCDKHGSIVTTVKCDPETYFDGQGCQADIHKTCSCRPPHCTHDDVRNNRLKPDYFNCTNFYHCNFEGLPDETCLDRCPSGEIFSRINHKCDPEAKCSAPCAEYEQY; encoded by the coding sequence ATGATGGTGAGCAGCATCCTGGCACAACGGCCCCTGTGTGCTGTGGATTGTTCCCATTATGGTTCGGCTGTGGGTAACTTTGGAGACAATCCTTTTGACTGCCACAATTACTATGTTTGCACCTCAATAAGTACATATGTTGGTGATCCAGTGAGCTGCCCCAGTGGTGAAGCTTTtgacacaaacaccaaaacttGTATGGACCCAACACTCCCAGGCTTCAGCTGCACACCACCTTGTGAACAATGTACTTTTGACTGTGCTCTGAGTGTCATGGGCAAAGCAGCTCTAAGAATGTATGGGCTTGAGTATTATGTGTGTGATAAGCATGGTAGCATTGTAACTACAGTCAAATGTGATCCAGAAACTTACTTTGATGGGCAGGGATGCCAGGCAGACATTCATAAAACCTGCTCATGTagaccaccacactgcactcaCGATGATGTACGTAACAACAGACTAAAACCAGACTATTTTAACTGTACCAACTTTTATCACTGCAATTTTGAAGGGCTGCCTGATGAAACCTGCCTTGATAGGTGTCCCTCAGGTGAAATCTTCTCACGGATTAATCATAAGTGTGATCCCGAGGCCAAGTGTTCGGCTCCTTGTGCAGAGTATGAGCAGTACTAA